In Rahnella sikkimica, the following are encoded in one genomic region:
- the glpT gene encoding glycerol-3-phosphate transporter encodes MLSIFKPAPHKAPVDENHVDPLYRRLRWQIFMGIFFGYAAYYLVRKNFALAMPYLIDQGFSRGDLGFALSGISIAYGISKFIMGSVSDRSNPRVFLPAGLILAAAVMLFMGFVPWATSSIAIMFVLLFLCGWFQGMGWPPCGRTMVHWWSQKERGGIVSVWNCAHNVGGGIPPLLFLLGMAWFNDWHAALYMPAFGAILLAVFAFMTMRDTPQSCGLPPIEEYKNDYPPDYVKESAEQELTAKQIFMQYILPNKLLWYIALANVFVYLLRYGILDWSPTYLKEVKHFALDKSSWAYFLYEYAGIPGTLLCGWMSDKVFKGNRGATGVFFMVLVTIATVIYWLNPVGNPGIDMACMITIGFLIYGPVMLIGLHALELAPKKAAGTAAGFTGLFGYLGGSVAASAIVGYTVDYFGWDGGFIVMIAGCVLAVLLLVLTMLSENKHKAQLAKNA; translated from the coding sequence ATGCTCAGTATCTTCAAACCCGCGCCCCATAAAGCGCCCGTGGATGAAAACCACGTTGATCCGCTCTACCGCCGTCTCCGCTGGCAGATTTTCATGGGGATCTTCTTCGGTTATGCCGCTTACTATCTGGTTCGTAAAAACTTCGCGTTAGCGATGCCCTATCTCATCGATCAGGGTTTTTCGCGGGGTGATTTAGGCTTTGCGCTGTCCGGGATTTCTATCGCCTATGGCATTTCAAAATTCATCATGGGATCGGTCTCTGACCGCTCGAATCCGCGCGTATTTCTGCCTGCGGGTTTAATCCTCGCCGCCGCCGTGATGCTGTTTATGGGCTTTGTGCCGTGGGCCACGTCCAGCATCGCCATCATGTTCGTGCTGCTGTTTCTGTGCGGATGGTTTCAGGGTATGGGCTGGCCACCGTGCGGGCGCACGATGGTTCACTGGTGGTCGCAAAAAGAACGTGGCGGCATTGTTTCCGTCTGGAACTGCGCGCATAACGTCGGCGGCGGTATTCCTCCGCTGCTGTTCCTGCTGGGTATGGCCTGGTTTAACGACTGGCACGCGGCGCTTTATATGCCCGCGTTCGGTGCGATCCTGCTGGCCGTTTTCGCGTTCATGACCATGCGCGATACGCCGCAGTCCTGCGGTTTGCCACCGATTGAAGAATACAAAAACGATTATCCGCCGGACTACGTGAAAGAATCTGCCGAGCAGGAACTGACGGCAAAACAGATTTTCATGCAGTACATTTTGCCCAACAAGCTGCTGTGGTATATCGCGCTGGCCAACGTGTTTGTTTACCTGCTGCGCTACGGCATTCTGGACTGGTCGCCGACCTACCTGAAAGAAGTGAAACATTTCGCGCTGGATAAATCCTCGTGGGCGTATTTCCTGTATGAATATGCCGGTATTCCGGGCACGCTGCTGTGCGGCTGGATGTCGGATAAAGTCTTCAAAGGGAATCGCGGCGCAACCGGCGTATTCTTTATGGTTCTGGTGACGATCGCCACCGTAATTTACTGGCTCAATCCGGTCGGCAATCCGGGTATCGACATGGCCTGTATGATTACCATCGGCTTCCTGATTTATGGCCCGGTTATGCTGATTGGCTTACATGCGCTGGAACTGGCACCGAAGAAAGCGGCGGGCACGGCGGCGGGCTTTACCGGCCTGTTTGGTTATCTCGGCGGTTCGGTGGCAGCGAGCGCTATCGTCGGTTATACCGTTGATTACTTTGGCTGGGATGGCGGCTTTATCGTGATGATCGCCGGGTGCGTTCTGGCGGTGCTTCTGCTGGTCCTGACCATGCTGAGTGAGAACAAACACAAAGCGCAGCTGGCGAAAAACGCCTGA
- a CDS encoding DUF1145 family protein, whose product MLINIGRLLMLCIWAFLAFNLIHPFPKPIKYFLDVAIVFMFFMHGLQVMLLKATQGKEKDTIGVWLQTRIFLFGVFELLAWQKKQPPLPTKK is encoded by the coding sequence ATGTTGATCAATATTGGTCGGTTGTTGATGTTGTGTATTTGGGCGTTTCTGGCATTCAACCTGATTCACCCTTTCCCGAAACCGATCAAATACTTTTTAGACGTGGCGATTGTGTTCATGTTCTTCATGCACGGCTTGCAGGTGATGTTGCTGAAAGCCACGCAGGGCAAGGAAAAGGACACTATTGGTGTCTGGCTGCAAACCCGTATTTTCCTGTTCGGCGTGTTTGAATTGCTGGCCTGGCAGAAAAAACAGCCTCCGCTGCCGACCAAAAAGTAA
- the yigL gene encoding sugar/pyridoxal phosphate phosphatase YigL, whose translation MYPVVASDLDGTLLSPDHTLSPFAKETLKLLTQRDVHFVFATGRHHIDVAQMRDNLEISAYMITSNGARVHNTDGELIFAHNLDEDIAKDLFGIMHNNPDILTNVYRNDDWYMNRDRADQDDFFRESVFKYKLYEPGLLETDGICKVYFTCEDHEKLLPLEEAINARWGDRVNVSFSLPVCLEVMAGGVSKGHALEYVSRLMGYTLKDCIAFGDGLNDLEMLSMAGKGCLMSGSLPRLKAAMPDAEIIGSNADDAVPHYLRKMYLSD comes from the coding sequence ATGTACCCTGTTGTTGCTTCCGATTTAGATGGCACACTGCTATCACCTGACCATACCCTGAGCCCGTTCGCGAAAGAGACGCTGAAATTGCTGACACAGCGCGATGTGCATTTCGTGTTCGCGACCGGACGTCACCATATCGACGTTGCGCAGATGCGCGACAATCTCGAGATCAGTGCGTACATGATCACCTCGAACGGTGCGCGTGTGCATAACACCGACGGCGAGCTGATTTTTGCCCACAATCTGGATGAAGACATTGCCAAAGACCTGTTTGGCATCATGCACAACAATCCGGATATCCTGACCAACGTTTACCGTAACGACGACTGGTACATGAACCGTGACCGTGCCGATCAGGATGATTTTTTCCGTGAATCCGTTTTCAAATACAAACTCTATGAACCGGGTTTGCTGGAAACTGACGGCATCTGCAAAGTGTATTTCACCTGTGAAGATCACGAAAAACTGCTGCCACTCGAAGAAGCCATTAATGCGCGCTGGGGCGATCGTGTGAACGTCAGCTTCTCCCTGCCGGTTTGTCTGGAAGTGATGGCGGGCGGCGTATCGAAAGGGCACGCGCTGGAATACGTGTCCAGGCTGATGGGTTATACGCTGAAAGATTGCATCGCGTTTGGCGACGGTCTGAATGACCTGGAAATGCTGTCGATGGCCGGTAAAGGTTGCCTGATGAGCGGCTCATTGCCACGTCTGAAAGCGGCGATGCCGGATGCGGAAATCATCGGTTCCAACGCCGACGACGCCGTGCCGCATTACCTGCGCAAAATGTATTTGTCTGATTAA
- a CDS encoding lysoplasmalogenase, with the protein MSWPFLAVFFSGWLFVDASYRGPRWQRWVFKPVTLLLLLLLAWQAPTLNVYSYLILLGLAATLVADGLLLLPEERFMYAIGAFFLSHLLYTLSFASQMTITFFWPLPLALLIIGAILLAVIWTRLAELCWAVTTYIAMTLLMVWLAGEQYFARSTDMAFSLFCGAALLLLGNIFWLTSRYRFTFRASDALVAACYFGGHFLIVRSLYL; encoded by the coding sequence ATGAGTTGGCCATTCCTCGCAGTATTTTTCTCAGGCTGGTTGTTCGTTGACGCCAGCTATCGCGGCCCGCGCTGGCAACGCTGGGTATTCAAACCCGTCACCTTATTACTGCTGCTTTTACTCGCCTGGCAGGCACCGACGCTCAATGTTTACAGCTATCTGATCCTGCTCGGTCTGGCCGCGACGCTGGTCGCCGACGGTCTGCTGTTGCTGCCGGAAGAGCGGTTTATGTACGCCATCGGGGCGTTTTTCCTTTCGCATCTGCTGTATACGCTCAGCTTTGCCAGCCAGATGACGATTACGTTCTTCTGGCCTTTGCCGCTGGCGTTACTGATTATCGGCGCGATATTGCTGGCGGTGATCTGGACACGGCTGGCGGAACTTTGCTGGGCAGTGACCACTTACATCGCGATGACGCTGCTGATGGTCTGGCTGGCGGGTGAACAGTATTTCGCACGCAGCACGGATATGGCGTTCTCCCTGTTTTGTGGCGCAGCGCTGCTGTTGCTGGGAAATATTTTCTGGCTCACCAGCCGCTATCGCTTCACTTTCCGCGCCTCCGACGCGCTGGTTGCCGCGTGTTATTTCGGCGGGCACTTCCTGATTGTCCGCTCGCTGTATTTGTAA
- a CDS encoding 7-cyano-7-deazaguanine/7-aminomethyl-7-deazaguanine transporter, producing the protein MYSFTAQQRFSALIWLSLFHIAIITSSNYLVQLPVSIFGFHTTWGAFTFPFIFLATDLTVRIFGAPLARRIILSVMLPALAISYVISALFFEAQWQGVEALSSLNIMVARIATASFMAYVLGQILDVHVFNRLRQNRRWWIAPVASMFLGNISDTLSFFFIAFYKSTDPFMAAHWVEIALVDYTFKVLICLVFFLPMYGMLLNMLLKRLSAHGNHKASALSAH; encoded by the coding sequence ATGTACTCCTTTACTGCTCAACAGCGGTTTTCCGCGTTGATATGGCTTTCGCTATTCCACATTGCCATCATTACGTCCAGCAACTATCTGGTTCAGCTGCCTGTCTCCATTTTTGGTTTCCATACCACCTGGGGCGCGTTCACTTTCCCGTTTATTTTCCTGGCCACCGATCTCACGGTGCGCATCTTTGGCGCACCGCTGGCACGCCGGATTATCCTCTCCGTTATGCTCCCGGCACTGGCAATCTCTTACGTGATTTCCGCGCTGTTCTTTGAAGCACAGTGGCAGGGTGTTGAAGCGCTAAGCAGCCTGAATATTATGGTCGCCCGCATCGCGACGGCCAGCTTTATGGCTTACGTCCTGGGACAAATCCTCGACGTTCACGTGTTCAACCGCCTGCGCCAGAACCGCCGCTGGTGGATTGCGCCGGTCGCCTCGATGTTCCTGGGCAATATCAGCGATACGCTGTCCTTTTTCTTCATCGCGTTCTACAAAAGTACCGATCCCTTTATGGCGGCGCACTGGGTAGAAATCGCGCTGGTCGATTACACTTTCAAAGTGCTGATCTGTCTGGTGTTCTTCCTGCCAATGTACGGCATGCTGCTCAACATGTTGCTTAAGCGGCTGTCGGCGCACGGAAATCACAAGGCTTCTGCGCTCAGCGCCCACTAA
- the tusA gene encoding sulfurtransferase TusA — protein MTDPFINPDHQLDALGLRCPEPVMMVRKAVRTMKDGETLLIIADDPATTRDIPGFCRFMEHRLLASDTENLPYRYLLCKGLVEKQG, from the coding sequence ATGACCGACCCCTTTATCAATCCCGACCATCAGCTTGATGCGCTGGGTCTGCGTTGCCCGGAACCTGTCATGATGGTTCGCAAAGCGGTGCGCACCATGAAAGACGGCGAAACGCTGCTGATCATCGCCGATGATCCGGCAACGACCCGCGATATTCCCGGTTTCTGCCGTTTTATGGAACACCGGCTTTTAGCGTCTGATACGGAAAACCTGCCGTACCGCTATTTGCTGTGCAAAGGTCTGGTAGAAAAGCAGGGCTGA
- a CDS encoding zinc/cadmium/mercury/lead-transporting ATPase gives MTPLQKNTGCSCGCQAKRGPGLHINKISAPVQSGTHPAGCCDSRATLAVSASAATDSCATDTCCAPKSGEHSHTSGDGNAEGSPGEDAPEAAHSGDVQYSWKVAGMDCPACARKIENAVSGLEGVSRARVLFATEKLVIDAGYDISHNVQQAVIAAGFTLQSLDKKTATPEPEASRLKEMLPLIVLSVLMLLSWALDHVSPQAGEIAFIATTLVGLWPVLRQAIRQTRSGSPFAIETLMSIAALGALFIGATAEAAMVLLLFMVGERLESFASSRARSGVKALMALIPDTAVRVVNDKTETVPVSSLLHGDIIEIAAGARLPADAILQGHASFDESALTGESVPVEHQPGEKVPAGSLCVDRLARLEVASAPGNSAIDRILQLIEEADERRAPIERFLDTFSRYYTPVIMLLSLLVIVIPPLAMGLSWETWIYRGLTLLLIGCPCALVISTPAAITSGLAAATRQGALIKGGAALEQLALIETVALDKTGTLTEGKPEVTDVFVLNDTSEKELLSLAAAVEEGSHHPLAQAILTRAKESNPLPMTAQNRCALAGSGVEGVVSGSKVQVLAPVRVAEPVLTQETRAQITDWESTGKTVVVVLKDQTAIGLIAMQDRLRDDAVDALQKLKALGVSAVMLTGDNPRAAKTIADRLGIEFRAGLLPADKVSAVTALNAVKPVAMVGDGINDAPAMKAATIGIAMGSGTDVALETADAALTHNRLSGLAQMISLSRATRANIRQNITIALGLKAIFLVTTIMGLTGLWLAVLADSGATALVTANALRLLRKKSL, from the coding sequence ATGACCCCACTTCAAAAAAACACCGGATGCAGCTGCGGCTGTCAGGCCAAACGCGGCCCCGGGCTGCATATCAATAAAATCAGCGCACCGGTTCAGTCCGGCACACATCCCGCGGGCTGCTGTGATTCGCGTGCAACACTGGCGGTTTCGGCCAGCGCGGCCACGGACAGTTGCGCCACCGATACCTGCTGCGCGCCGAAATCAGGTGAGCACTCACACACTTCCGGCGACGGCAATGCAGAAGGCTCGCCGGGGGAAGATGCCCCCGAAGCCGCGCATTCCGGCGACGTGCAGTACAGCTGGAAAGTCGCCGGAATGGATTGCCCCGCGTGCGCCCGAAAAATTGAAAATGCCGTCTCCGGCCTCGAGGGCGTCAGCCGCGCCAGAGTTTTATTTGCGACAGAAAAACTGGTCATTGATGCGGGTTATGACATTTCGCACAATGTTCAGCAGGCTGTCATCGCCGCCGGTTTTACCCTGCAATCTCTCGATAAAAAAACCGCTACTCCTGAACCTGAAGCGTCCCGCCTGAAAGAAATGCTGCCGCTGATCGTGCTTTCGGTGCTGATGCTGCTGAGCTGGGCGCTCGATCACGTCAGTCCGCAGGCGGGTGAAATAGCGTTTATCGCCACCACGCTGGTCGGCCTGTGGCCAGTGCTGCGTCAGGCCATCCGCCAGACGCGTTCCGGTTCGCCTTTTGCCATCGAAACGCTGATGAGCATTGCGGCGCTCGGTGCGCTGTTCATTGGCGCGACCGCCGAAGCCGCGATGGTGTTGTTGCTGTTTATGGTGGGCGAGCGTCTGGAATCCTTCGCCTCGAGTCGCGCACGCAGTGGCGTGAAAGCCCTGATGGCACTGATCCCGGATACCGCTGTTCGCGTGGTGAATGACAAAACGGAAACGGTGCCGGTCAGCAGCCTGCTCCACGGCGATATTATTGAAATCGCGGCGGGCGCGCGCCTGCCCGCAGACGCCATTCTACAAGGCCACGCCAGTTTCGATGAAAGCGCATTAACCGGCGAATCAGTACCCGTTGAACATCAGCCCGGCGAAAAAGTCCCGGCGGGCAGCCTGTGCGTTGACCGTCTGGCGCGTCTCGAAGTGGCCTCTGCGCCCGGCAACAGCGCGATTGACCGCATCCTGCAACTGATCGAAGAAGCCGATGAGCGCCGTGCGCCGATAGAGCGTTTCCTTGATACCTTCAGCCGTTATTACACGCCGGTGATCATGCTGCTGTCGCTGCTGGTCATTGTTATTCCACCGCTGGCGATGGGCTTATCGTGGGAAACCTGGATTTACCGTGGCCTGACGCTGCTGCTGATTGGTTGCCCGTGCGCGCTGGTGATTTCGACGCCGGCGGCGATTACCTCCGGTCTGGCAGCGGCAACGCGTCAGGGCGCATTAATCAAAGGCGGCGCAGCGCTGGAACAGTTAGCGCTGATCGAAACCGTTGCGCTGGATAAAACCGGCACGCTGACCGAAGGTAAACCGGAAGTCACGGACGTTTTCGTCTTGAACGATACCAGCGAAAAAGAGCTGTTAAGTCTTGCGGCCGCGGTCGAAGAAGGGTCGCATCACCCGCTGGCGCAGGCGATTCTGACCCGCGCAAAAGAAAGCAATCCGCTGCCGATGACGGCGCAGAACCGCTGCGCGCTGGCCGGTTCCGGCGTGGAAGGCGTGGTGTCTGGCAGCAAGGTTCAGGTTCTCGCGCCGGTGCGTGTGGCGGAACCGGTACTGACACAAGAGACTCGCGCGCAAATCACGGACTGGGAATCCACCGGCAAAACAGTTGTTGTGGTTTTAAAAGATCAAACAGCGATCGGGCTCATCGCGATGCAGGATCGTCTGCGCGACGATGCGGTAGATGCGTTGCAGAAACTCAAAGCGCTGGGCGTGTCTGCGGTGATGCTGACCGGCGACAACCCGCGTGCGGCGAAAACCATCGCAGATCGCCTGGGGATTGAGTTCCGTGCGGGCTTATTGCCTGCGGATAAAGTCTCGGCGGTCACCGCGCTGAATGCGGTTAAACCGGTCGCGATGGTCGGCGACGGCATTAACGATGCGCCTGCTATGAAAGCCGCTACGATCGGGATTGCGATGGGAAGTGGCACCGATGTGGCGCTGGAAACCGCCGACGCCGCACTGACGCACAACCGCCTGAGCGGGCTGGCGCAGATGATCAGTTTGTCACGCGCAACGCGGGCGAATATTCGTCAGAACATTACGATTGCGCTGGGGCTAAAGGCGATATTTCTGGTGACCACGATTATGGGGCTGACCGGTTTGTGGCTGGCGGTGCTGGCCGATTCCGGTGCAACGGCGTTAGTCACCGCCAATGCCCTGCGGCTGTTGCGCAAGAAATCACTCTGA
- the rhtB gene encoding homoserine/homoserine lactone efflux protein, translating to MTLDWWLTYLLTTSILSLSPGSGAINTMSTGISHGYRGAVASIAGLQLGLSIHIVLVGIGLGALISQSLLAFELLKWFGAAYLIWLGICQWRSAGAIDLNALASSMPRRRLFKRAILVNLTNPKSIVFLAALFPQFIIPHQPQAAQYVVLGVTTVVVDIIVMIGYATLATRIAGWVKAPKQMQLLNRIFGSLFMLVGVLLASARKV from the coding sequence ATGACCTTGGACTGGTGGTTAACCTACCTGCTCACCACTTCTATATTAAGTTTGTCCCCGGGTTCCGGCGCGATTAACACCATGAGTACCGGCATCAGCCACGGTTACCGCGGTGCCGTGGCGTCGATTGCCGGTTTACAACTTGGTTTGTCGATCCACATTGTGCTGGTCGGCATCGGGCTGGGCGCGCTGATTTCGCAATCGCTGCTCGCCTTTGAGCTGCTTAAATGGTTCGGTGCTGCCTATTTAATCTGGCTGGGCATCTGTCAGTGGCGTTCTGCCGGAGCGATTGATCTGAATGCGCTCGCCAGCAGTATGCCACGACGTCGTTTGTTCAAACGCGCCATTCTGGTGAATCTGACCAATCCAAAAAGCATTGTGTTTCTGGCTGCACTATTCCCGCAGTTTATCATTCCGCACCAGCCACAAGCTGCACAATACGTGGTATTGGGCGTCACCACCGTGGTCGTCGATATCATTGTGATGATTGGTTACGCCACGCTGGCCACCAGAATTGCCGGTTGGGTAAAAGCCCCGAAGCAAATGCAGCTGCTGAACCGGATTTTCGGTTCGCTGTTTATGCTGGTTGGCGTATTGCTGGCCAGTGCACGAAAAGTGTAA
- the pldB gene encoding lysophospholipase L2: MPVDIAKWLTREKEFSAFATGPLLDFWRQREEGEFNGVDDVPIRYVRFCSPSHDKVIVVSPGRIESYVKYPEVAYDLFHCGYDVMILDHRGQGRSGRMLEDPHCGHVQHFDDYVDDFETFYQLEVAPRQYAKKFVLAHSMGGAILALFMAKYPERFDAAALLAPMTGIYLMMPGWLSRRILNWAENRPVRRDGYALGTGHWRPLPFVVNRLTHSRERYRRNLRFYADYPELQVGGPTYHWVREGIEAGMHILKEAEKITTPVLLLQASEDRVVDNRSHLAFCQAMAAAGHPCEGEKPLVIEGARHEILFERDDLRAQALDAIMRFFARQH, encoded by the coding sequence ATGCCTGTAGATATTGCCAAGTGGTTAACACGTGAGAAAGAGTTCTCCGCCTTTGCGACCGGGCCTTTGCTCGACTTCTGGCGGCAACGTGAAGAAGGTGAGTTTAACGGCGTGGATGATGTTCCGATCCGCTACGTCCGCTTCTGTTCGCCCTCACACGATAAAGTCATTGTGGTGTCACCGGGACGTATTGAAAGTTACGTAAAATACCCGGAAGTGGCTTACGACTTATTCCACTGCGGCTACGATGTCATGATCCTTGACCATCGTGGTCAGGGGCGTTCGGGGCGTATGCTCGAAGACCCGCACTGCGGCCATGTTCAGCATTTCGACGACTATGTCGACGATTTCGAAACCTTTTATCAGCTTGAAGTGGCGCCCCGTCAGTATGCGAAAAAGTTCGTGCTGGCTCATTCAATGGGGGGCGCAATTCTGGCGTTGTTTATGGCGAAGTATCCTGAGCGCTTTGATGCGGCAGCGTTGTTAGCGCCAATGACCGGTATTTATTTGATGATGCCGGGCTGGCTTTCCCGCCGGATCCTCAACTGGGCGGAAAATCGCCCGGTTCGCCGTGATGGTTATGCGCTCGGCACCGGTCACTGGCGTCCGCTGCCGTTTGTGGTTAACCGGCTGACGCACAGTCGCGAGCGATATCGCCGCAATCTGCGTTTTTACGCGGATTACCCTGAACTTCAGGTCGGCGGGCCAACGTATCACTGGGTGCGCGAAGGCATTGAGGCGGGCATGCATATTCTCAAAGAAGCCGAAAAAATCACGACTCCTGTTCTTTTATTGCAGGCGAGCGAAGACCGGGTGGTAGATAACCGGTCGCATCTCGCTTTTTGTCAGGCCATGGCCGCTGCGGGGCACCCTTGCGAAGGGGAAAAGCCGCTGGTCATCGAAGGCGCGCGCCATGAGATCCTGTTCGAGCGGGACGACCTGCGGGCACAGGCGCTGGACGCCATCATGCGCTTTTTTGCGCGACAGCATTAA
- the rsmD gene encoding 16S rRNA (guanine(966)-N(2))-methyltransferase: MAKKPNTPAAGQIRIIGGLWRGRKLPVPHSPGLRPTTDRVRETLFNWLAPVLQGAHCLDCFAGSGALGLEALSRYAASATLLEFERPVAQQLEKNLALLNAKDAQVFNVNTLNWLAKAGNAFDVVFLDPPFRKGILQDTLNLLEQNNWLADEAWIYVETEAEHDTLDVPASWRLHREKVAGQVAYRLYHRDVTPETGSPEQEM, from the coding sequence ATGGCAAAGAAACCCAACACTCCAGCCGCAGGCCAGATCCGAATTATTGGCGGACTCTGGCGCGGACGCAAACTTCCGGTTCCACACAGTCCGGGACTGCGCCCGACCACCGATCGCGTGCGCGAAACGCTGTTTAACTGGCTCGCGCCGGTTTTGCAGGGCGCACATTGTCTGGACTGTTTTGCAGGCAGCGGCGCTCTCGGTCTGGAAGCGTTATCACGCTACGCCGCCAGCGCCACCTTGCTGGAGTTTGAGCGCCCGGTTGCGCAGCAGTTAGAGAAAAACCTGGCGCTGCTAAACGCCAAAGATGCGCAAGTCTTTAACGTCAATACATTGAACTGGCTGGCAAAAGCCGGGAATGCCTTTGATGTGGTTTTCCTCGATCCCCCTTTCCGTAAAGGTATTCTGCAAGACACGCTAAATCTGCTGGAGCAAAATAACTGGCTGGCAGACGAAGCCTGGATTTACGTCGAAACAGAAGCCGAACACGACACTCTGGATGTCCCCGCCAGCTGGCGTTTACACCGTGAGAAAGTCGCCGGACAAGTTGCTTATCGCCTCTACCATCGCGATGTGACGCCTGAAACCGGCTCACCTGAACAGGAGATGTAA
- a CDS encoding DcrB family lipoprotein, which produces MRNIAKMMGMAVLIAGLAACDGKSTDAPAADKGAPAAAAAAATTPVSLLDGKVTFSLPQGMSDQSGKLGTQANNMHVYADSTGQKAVIVILGDNTAESLDVLAGRLQDQQKARDTNLQVVTNKSIQVNGQTLQQYDSVITSAGQKAYSSIVLGKVDNHLLTLQITLPADNQQQAQTDAEAIINTLKIQ; this is translated from the coding sequence ATGCGTAATATCGCGAAAATGATGGGAATGGCAGTACTGATCGCCGGTCTGGCTGCGTGTGATGGTAAATCAACAGACGCGCCTGCCGCAGATAAAGGCGCACCAGCCGCCGCCGCCGCAGCGGCGACCACGCCAGTCAGCCTGCTGGACGGCAAAGTCACTTTCTCCCTGCCGCAGGGAATGAGCGACCAGAGCGGTAAGCTGGGCACTCAGGCCAATAATATGCACGTCTACGCCGACAGCACCGGTCAGAAAGCGGTGATTGTGATTCTGGGTGATAACACCGCTGAATCGCTGGACGTTCTGGCGGGTCGTTTACAGGATCAGCAAAAAGCGCGCGATACTAATCTGCAAGTCGTCACCAACAAATCCATTCAGGTGAACGGCCAGACGTTGCAGCAGTACGACAGCGTGATCACCTCCGCCGGTCAGAAAGCGTATTCCTCTATCGTGCTGGGCAAGGTAGACAACCACCTGCTGACGCTGCAAATCACATTGCCAGCGGATAATCAGCAACAGGCGCAGACCGATGCCGAAGCGATTATTAATACGCTGAAAATTCAGTAA